One window of the Prionailurus bengalensis isolate Pbe53 chromosome E1, Fcat_Pben_1.1_paternal_pri, whole genome shotgun sequence genome contains the following:
- the PROCA1 gene encoding protein PROCA1 isoform X3, whose protein sequence is MAGGRKGVLLLLPLCTLSDVNRLPSWERRHLLAGVASSTDASTFSEVCWPEDLPRPRQPVEGPGEFKDPDRCCWKHKQCTGHIIHPFTPDCGHRSLHLHSVSHCDCDSRVKDCSEKANSSSSRDVGPTCSRDVGSTCLNIIQSPCFELIPEEECVQRFWYGWCKRYRPVSVAVIHHPIHHDCGADDLNEEEEEEEEGEEEEEEEGSKPPIPTQVGPATTPADKGMGAVTGTPDSAAPITIWRSESPTGKSQGNKVIKKVKKKKEKEKDKEEETDEKAKLKKKAKKGKLIKKKSPVKSESPPPDLTRSISPRELARMSESSPDSREDLESEDSYNDPRREEPSSEDIVESSLTRKRENTAQAKKPRAKASPVKKVKRKSPPASNPNLS, encoded by the exons ATGGCTGGTGGGAGGAAAGGGGTGCTGCTGCTGTTGCCACTCTGTACTCTCTCAGATGTAAACAGGTTACCCAGCTGGGAGAGACGACACCTGCTGGCTGGCGTGGCGTCTAGCACTGATGCGTCTACCTTCTCCGAAG TCTGCTGGCCCGAGGACCTTCCAAGACCCAGGCAGCCCGTGGAGGGCCCGG GTGAATTCAAGGACCCGGACAGGTGCTGCTGGAAACACAAACAGTGCACCGGGCACATCATCCACCCCTTCACCCCTGACTGTGGCCACCGTAGCCTGCACCTGCACTCTGTCAGCCACTGCGACTGTGATTCTAG GGTGAAGGACTGCTCAGAGAAGGCAAACAGCAGCAGCTCCCGAGACGTAGGCCCAACCTGCTCCCGAGATGTGGGCTCAACATGTTTAAACATCATCCAGTCCCCTTGCTTTGAACTCATCCCAGAGGAAGAGTGTGTGCAGCGGTTCTGGTATGGCTG gtgCAAAAGGTATAGGCCTGTCTCTGTGGCAGTGATCCACCATCCCATCCACCATGACTGTGGGGCAGACGATCTgaatgaagaagaggaggaggaagaggagggggaggaagaggaggaggaagagggaagcaagcctcccatccccacccaggTGGGGCCCGCCACCACACCCGCTGACAAAGGCATGGGTGCAGTCACAGGTACCCCGGACTCAGCAGCTCCCATCACTATCTGGCGCTCTGAGAGCCCCACAGGGAAGTCCCAGGGCAATAAAGTGATCAagaaggtaaagaagaaaaaagaaaaagagaaagacaaggaggaggagacagatgaGAAGGCAAAGCTGAAGAAAAAAGCCAAGAAGGGCAAACTGATTAAGAAGAAAAGCCCAGTTAAATCGGAATCTCCACCTCCAGACTTGACCCGATCAATAAGCCCAAGAGAGTTGGCCAGGATGTCAGAGTCCAGCCCAGACAGCCGGGAAGACCTGGAGAGTGAGGACAGTTACAATGACCCCAGGCGGGAGGAACCCTCCAGCGAGGATATTGTGGAGTCTTCATTgaccaggaagagagagaacacggCCCAGGCTAAGAAACCCAGGGCGAAGGCCTCACCAGTCAAGAAGGTCAAGAGGAAATCTCCCCCAGCATCAAACCCCAATCTCAGTTGA
- the PROCA1 gene encoding protein PROCA1 isoform X8, translated as MSITCEFKDPDRCCWKHKQCTGHIIHPFTPDCGHRSLHLHSVSHCDCDSRVKDCSEKANSSSSRDVGPTCSRDVGSTCLNIIQSPCFELIPEEECVQRFWYGWCKRYRPVSVAVIHHPIHHDCGADDLNEEEEEEEEGEEEEEEEGSKPPIPTQVGPATTPADKGMGAVTGTPDSAAPITIWRSESPTGKSQGNKVIKKVKKKKEKEKDKEEETDEKAKLKKKAKKGKLIKKKSPVKSESPPPDLTRSISPRELARMSESSPDSREDLESEDSYNDPRREEPSSEDIVESSLTRKRENTAQAKKPRAKASPVKKVKRKSPPASNPNLS; from the exons ATGAGCATCACCT GTGAATTCAAGGACCCGGACAGGTGCTGCTGGAAACACAAACAGTGCACCGGGCACATCATCCACCCCTTCACCCCTGACTGTGGCCACCGTAGCCTGCACCTGCACTCTGTCAGCCACTGCGACTGTGATTCTAG GGTGAAGGACTGCTCAGAGAAGGCAAACAGCAGCAGCTCCCGAGACGTAGGCCCAACCTGCTCCCGAGATGTGGGCTCAACATGTTTAAACATCATCCAGTCCCCTTGCTTTGAACTCATCCCAGAGGAAGAGTGTGTGCAGCGGTTCTGGTATGGCTG gtgCAAAAGGTATAGGCCTGTCTCTGTGGCAGTGATCCACCATCCCATCCACCATGACTGTGGGGCAGACGATCTgaatgaagaagaggaggaggaagaggagggggaggaagaggaggaggaagagggaagcaagcctcccatccccacccaggTGGGGCCCGCCACCACACCCGCTGACAAAGGCATGGGTGCAGTCACAGGTACCCCGGACTCAGCAGCTCCCATCACTATCTGGCGCTCTGAGAGCCCCACAGGGAAGTCCCAGGGCAATAAAGTGATCAagaaggtaaagaagaaaaaagaaaaagagaaagacaaggaggaggagacagatgaGAAGGCAAAGCTGAAGAAAAAAGCCAAGAAGGGCAAACTGATTAAGAAGAAAAGCCCAGTTAAATCGGAATCTCCACCTCCAGACTTGACCCGATCAATAAGCCCAAGAGAGTTGGCCAGGATGTCAGAGTCCAGCCCAGACAGCCGGGAAGACCTGGAGAGTGAGGACAGTTACAATGACCCCAGGCGGGAGGAACCCTCCAGCGAGGATATTGTGGAGTCTTCATTgaccaggaagagagagaacacggCCCAGGCTAAGAAACCCAGGGCGAAGGCCTCACCAGTCAAGAAGGTCAAGAGGAAATCTCCCCCAGCATCAAACCCCAATCTCAGTTGA
- the PROCA1 gene encoding protein PROCA1 isoform X7, with the protein MWVRTTLTIKRWTKEKAKDNTSAWDENSTGEFKDPDRCCWKHKQCTGHIIHPFTPDCGHRSLHLHSVSHCDCDSRVKDCSEKANSSSSRDVGPTCSRDVGSTCLNIIQSPCFELIPEEECVQRFWYGWCKRYRPVSVAVIHHPIHHDCGADDLNEEEEEEEEGEEEEEEEGSKPPIPTQVGPATTPADKGMGAVTGTPDSAAPITIWRSESPTGKSQGNKVIKKVKKKKEKEKDKEEETDEKAKLKKKAKKGKLIKKKSPVKSESPPPDLTRSISPRELARMSESSPDSREDLESEDSYNDPRREEPSSEDIVESSLTRKRENTAQAKKPRAKASPVKKVKRKSPPASNPNLS; encoded by the exons ATGTGGGTCAGGACGACACTGACGATTAAAAGGTGGACTAAGGAAAAGGCTAAGGACAATACCAGCGCCTGGGATGAGAACAGCACTG GTGAATTCAAGGACCCGGACAGGTGCTGCTGGAAACACAAACAGTGCACCGGGCACATCATCCACCCCTTCACCCCTGACTGTGGCCACCGTAGCCTGCACCTGCACTCTGTCAGCCACTGCGACTGTGATTCTAG GGTGAAGGACTGCTCAGAGAAGGCAAACAGCAGCAGCTCCCGAGACGTAGGCCCAACCTGCTCCCGAGATGTGGGCTCAACATGTTTAAACATCATCCAGTCCCCTTGCTTTGAACTCATCCCAGAGGAAGAGTGTGTGCAGCGGTTCTGGTATGGCTG gtgCAAAAGGTATAGGCCTGTCTCTGTGGCAGTGATCCACCATCCCATCCACCATGACTGTGGGGCAGACGATCTgaatgaagaagaggaggaggaagaggagggggaggaagaggaggaggaagagggaagcaagcctcccatccccacccaggTGGGGCCCGCCACCACACCCGCTGACAAAGGCATGGGTGCAGTCACAGGTACCCCGGACTCAGCAGCTCCCATCACTATCTGGCGCTCTGAGAGCCCCACAGGGAAGTCCCAGGGCAATAAAGTGATCAagaaggtaaagaagaaaaaagaaaaagagaaagacaaggaggaggagacagatgaGAAGGCAAAGCTGAAGAAAAAAGCCAAGAAGGGCAAACTGATTAAGAAGAAAAGCCCAGTTAAATCGGAATCTCCACCTCCAGACTTGACCCGATCAATAAGCCCAAGAGAGTTGGCCAGGATGTCAGAGTCCAGCCCAGACAGCCGGGAAGACCTGGAGAGTGAGGACAGTTACAATGACCCCAGGCGGGAGGAACCCTCCAGCGAGGATATTGTGGAGTCTTCATTgaccaggaagagagagaacacggCCCAGGCTAAGAAACCCAGGGCGAAGGCCTCACCAGTCAAGAAGGTCAAGAGGAAATCTCCCCCAGCATCAAACCCCAATCTCAGTTGA
- the PROCA1 gene encoding protein PROCA1 isoform X6, with protein MSITYVNRLPSWERRHLLAGVASSTDASTFSEGEFKDPDRCCWKHKQCTGHIIHPFTPDCGHRSLHLHSVSHCDCDSRVKDCSEKANSSSSRDVGPTCSRDVGSTCLNIIQSPCFELIPEEECVQRFWYGWCKRYRPVSVAVIHHPIHHDCGADDLNEEEEEEEEGEEEEEEEGSKPPIPTQVGPATTPADKGMGAVTGTPDSAAPITIWRSESPTGKSQGNKVIKKVKKKKEKEKDKEEETDEKAKLKKKAKKGKLIKKKSPVKSESPPPDLTRSISPRELARMSESSPDSREDLESEDSYNDPRREEPSSEDIVESSLTRKRENTAQAKKPRAKASPVKKVKRKSPPASNPNLS; from the exons ATGAGCATCACCT ATGTAAACAGGTTACCCAGCTGGGAGAGACGACACCTGCTGGCTGGCGTGGCGTCTAGCACTGATGCGTCTACCTTCTCCGAAG GTGAATTCAAGGACCCGGACAGGTGCTGCTGGAAACACAAACAGTGCACCGGGCACATCATCCACCCCTTCACCCCTGACTGTGGCCACCGTAGCCTGCACCTGCACTCTGTCAGCCACTGCGACTGTGATTCTAG GGTGAAGGACTGCTCAGAGAAGGCAAACAGCAGCAGCTCCCGAGACGTAGGCCCAACCTGCTCCCGAGATGTGGGCTCAACATGTTTAAACATCATCCAGTCCCCTTGCTTTGAACTCATCCCAGAGGAAGAGTGTGTGCAGCGGTTCTGGTATGGCTG gtgCAAAAGGTATAGGCCTGTCTCTGTGGCAGTGATCCACCATCCCATCCACCATGACTGTGGGGCAGACGATCTgaatgaagaagaggaggaggaagaggagggggaggaagaggaggaggaagagggaagcaagcctcccatccccacccaggTGGGGCCCGCCACCACACCCGCTGACAAAGGCATGGGTGCAGTCACAGGTACCCCGGACTCAGCAGCTCCCATCACTATCTGGCGCTCTGAGAGCCCCACAGGGAAGTCCCAGGGCAATAAAGTGATCAagaaggtaaagaagaaaaaagaaaaagagaaagacaaggaggaggagacagatgaGAAGGCAAAGCTGAAGAAAAAAGCCAAGAAGGGCAAACTGATTAAGAAGAAAAGCCCAGTTAAATCGGAATCTCCACCTCCAGACTTGACCCGATCAATAAGCCCAAGAGAGTTGGCCAGGATGTCAGAGTCCAGCCCAGACAGCCGGGAAGACCTGGAGAGTGAGGACAGTTACAATGACCCCAGGCGGGAGGAACCCTCCAGCGAGGATATTGTGGAGTCTTCATTgaccaggaagagagagaacacggCCCAGGCTAAGAAACCCAGGGCGAAGGCCTCACCAGTCAAGAAGGTCAAGAGGAAATCTCCCCCAGCATCAAACCCCAATCTCAGTTGA
- the PROCA1 gene encoding protein PROCA1 isoform X1 gives MWVRTTLTIKRWTKEKAKDNTSAWDENSTDVNRLPSWERRHLLAGVASSTDASTFSEVCWPEDLPRPRQPVEGPGEFKDPDRCCWKHKQCTGHIIHPFTPDCGHRSLHLHSVSHCDCDSRVKDCSEKANSSSSRDVGPTCSRDVGSTCLNIIQSPCFELIPEEECVQRFWYGWCKRYRPVSVAVIHHPIHHDCGADDLNEEEEEEEEGEEEEEEEGSKPPIPTQVGPATTPADKGMGAVTGTPDSAAPITIWRSESPTGKSQGNKVIKKVKKKKEKEKDKEEETDEKAKLKKKAKKGKLIKKKSPVKSESPPPDLTRSISPRELARMSESSPDSREDLESEDSYNDPRREEPSSEDIVESSLTRKRENTAQAKKPRAKASPVKKVKRKSPPASNPNLS, from the exons ATGTGGGTCAGGACGACACTGACGATTAAAAGGTGGACTAAGGAAAAGGCTAAGGACAATACCAGCGCCTGGGATGAGAACAGCACTG ATGTAAACAGGTTACCCAGCTGGGAGAGACGACACCTGCTGGCTGGCGTGGCGTCTAGCACTGATGCGTCTACCTTCTCCGAAG TCTGCTGGCCCGAGGACCTTCCAAGACCCAGGCAGCCCGTGGAGGGCCCGG GTGAATTCAAGGACCCGGACAGGTGCTGCTGGAAACACAAACAGTGCACCGGGCACATCATCCACCCCTTCACCCCTGACTGTGGCCACCGTAGCCTGCACCTGCACTCTGTCAGCCACTGCGACTGTGATTCTAG GGTGAAGGACTGCTCAGAGAAGGCAAACAGCAGCAGCTCCCGAGACGTAGGCCCAACCTGCTCCCGAGATGTGGGCTCAACATGTTTAAACATCATCCAGTCCCCTTGCTTTGAACTCATCCCAGAGGAAGAGTGTGTGCAGCGGTTCTGGTATGGCTG gtgCAAAAGGTATAGGCCTGTCTCTGTGGCAGTGATCCACCATCCCATCCACCATGACTGTGGGGCAGACGATCTgaatgaagaagaggaggaggaagaggagggggaggaagaggaggaggaagagggaagcaagcctcccatccccacccaggTGGGGCCCGCCACCACACCCGCTGACAAAGGCATGGGTGCAGTCACAGGTACCCCGGACTCAGCAGCTCCCATCACTATCTGGCGCTCTGAGAGCCCCACAGGGAAGTCCCAGGGCAATAAAGTGATCAagaaggtaaagaagaaaaaagaaaaagagaaagacaaggaggaggagacagatgaGAAGGCAAAGCTGAAGAAAAAAGCCAAGAAGGGCAAACTGATTAAGAAGAAAAGCCCAGTTAAATCGGAATCTCCACCTCCAGACTTGACCCGATCAATAAGCCCAAGAGAGTTGGCCAGGATGTCAGAGTCCAGCCCAGACAGCCGGGAAGACCTGGAGAGTGAGGACAGTTACAATGACCCCAGGCGGGAGGAACCCTCCAGCGAGGATATTGTGGAGTCTTCATTgaccaggaagagagagaacacggCCCAGGCTAAGAAACCCAGGGCGAAGGCCTCACCAGTCAAGAAGGTCAAGAGGAAATCTCCCCCAGCATCAAACCCCAATCTCAGTTGA
- the PROCA1 gene encoding protein PROCA1 isoform X5 produces MSITYVNRLPSWERRHLLAGVASSTDASTFSEVCWPEDLPRPRQPVEGPGEFKDPDRCCWKHKQCTGHIIHPFTPDCGHRSLHLHSVSHCDCDSRVKDCSEKANSSSSRDVGPTCSRDVGSTCLNIIQSPCFELIPEEECVQRFWYGWCKRYRPVSVAVIHHPIHHDCGADDLNEEEEEEEEGEEEEEEEGSKPPIPTQVGPATTPADKGMGAVTGTPDSAAPITIWRSESPTGKSQGNKVIKKVKKKKEKEKDKEEETDEKAKLKKKAKKGKLIKKKSPVKSESPPPDLTRSISPRELARMSESSPDSREDLESEDSYNDPRREEPSSEDIVESSLTRKRENTAQAKKPRAKASPVKKVKRKSPPASNPNLS; encoded by the exons ATGAGCATCACCT ATGTAAACAGGTTACCCAGCTGGGAGAGACGACACCTGCTGGCTGGCGTGGCGTCTAGCACTGATGCGTCTACCTTCTCCGAAG TCTGCTGGCCCGAGGACCTTCCAAGACCCAGGCAGCCCGTGGAGGGCCCGG GTGAATTCAAGGACCCGGACAGGTGCTGCTGGAAACACAAACAGTGCACCGGGCACATCATCCACCCCTTCACCCCTGACTGTGGCCACCGTAGCCTGCACCTGCACTCTGTCAGCCACTGCGACTGTGATTCTAG GGTGAAGGACTGCTCAGAGAAGGCAAACAGCAGCAGCTCCCGAGACGTAGGCCCAACCTGCTCCCGAGATGTGGGCTCAACATGTTTAAACATCATCCAGTCCCCTTGCTTTGAACTCATCCCAGAGGAAGAGTGTGTGCAGCGGTTCTGGTATGGCTG gtgCAAAAGGTATAGGCCTGTCTCTGTGGCAGTGATCCACCATCCCATCCACCATGACTGTGGGGCAGACGATCTgaatgaagaagaggaggaggaagaggagggggaggaagaggaggaggaagagggaagcaagcctcccatccccacccaggTGGGGCCCGCCACCACACCCGCTGACAAAGGCATGGGTGCAGTCACAGGTACCCCGGACTCAGCAGCTCCCATCACTATCTGGCGCTCTGAGAGCCCCACAGGGAAGTCCCAGGGCAATAAAGTGATCAagaaggtaaagaagaaaaaagaaaaagagaaagacaaggaggaggagacagatgaGAAGGCAAAGCTGAAGAAAAAAGCCAAGAAGGGCAAACTGATTAAGAAGAAAAGCCCAGTTAAATCGGAATCTCCACCTCCAGACTTGACCCGATCAATAAGCCCAAGAGAGTTGGCCAGGATGTCAGAGTCCAGCCCAGACAGCCGGGAAGACCTGGAGAGTGAGGACAGTTACAATGACCCCAGGCGGGAGGAACCCTCCAGCGAGGATATTGTGGAGTCTTCATTgaccaggaagagagagaacacggCCCAGGCTAAGAAACCCAGGGCGAAGGCCTCACCAGTCAAGAAGGTCAAGAGGAAATCTCCCCCAGCATCAAACCCCAATCTCAGTTGA
- the PROCA1 gene encoding protein PROCA1 isoform X4: MWVRTTLTIKRWTKEKAKDNTSAWDENSTDVNRLPSWERRHLLAGVASSTDASTFSEGEFKDPDRCCWKHKQCTGHIIHPFTPDCGHRSLHLHSVSHCDCDSRVKDCSEKANSSSSRDVGPTCSRDVGSTCLNIIQSPCFELIPEEECVQRFWYGWCKRYRPVSVAVIHHPIHHDCGADDLNEEEEEEEEGEEEEEEEGSKPPIPTQVGPATTPADKGMGAVTGTPDSAAPITIWRSESPTGKSQGNKVIKKVKKKKEKEKDKEEETDEKAKLKKKAKKGKLIKKKSPVKSESPPPDLTRSISPRELARMSESSPDSREDLESEDSYNDPRREEPSSEDIVESSLTRKRENTAQAKKPRAKASPVKKVKRKSPPASNPNLS; the protein is encoded by the exons ATGTGGGTCAGGACGACACTGACGATTAAAAGGTGGACTAAGGAAAAGGCTAAGGACAATACCAGCGCCTGGGATGAGAACAGCACTG ATGTAAACAGGTTACCCAGCTGGGAGAGACGACACCTGCTGGCTGGCGTGGCGTCTAGCACTGATGCGTCTACCTTCTCCGAAG GTGAATTCAAGGACCCGGACAGGTGCTGCTGGAAACACAAACAGTGCACCGGGCACATCATCCACCCCTTCACCCCTGACTGTGGCCACCGTAGCCTGCACCTGCACTCTGTCAGCCACTGCGACTGTGATTCTAG GGTGAAGGACTGCTCAGAGAAGGCAAACAGCAGCAGCTCCCGAGACGTAGGCCCAACCTGCTCCCGAGATGTGGGCTCAACATGTTTAAACATCATCCAGTCCCCTTGCTTTGAACTCATCCCAGAGGAAGAGTGTGTGCAGCGGTTCTGGTATGGCTG gtgCAAAAGGTATAGGCCTGTCTCTGTGGCAGTGATCCACCATCCCATCCACCATGACTGTGGGGCAGACGATCTgaatgaagaagaggaggaggaagaggagggggaggaagaggaggaggaagagggaagcaagcctcccatccccacccaggTGGGGCCCGCCACCACACCCGCTGACAAAGGCATGGGTGCAGTCACAGGTACCCCGGACTCAGCAGCTCCCATCACTATCTGGCGCTCTGAGAGCCCCACAGGGAAGTCCCAGGGCAATAAAGTGATCAagaaggtaaagaagaaaaaagaaaaagagaaagacaaggaggaggagacagatgaGAAGGCAAAGCTGAAGAAAAAAGCCAAGAAGGGCAAACTGATTAAGAAGAAAAGCCCAGTTAAATCGGAATCTCCACCTCCAGACTTGACCCGATCAATAAGCCCAAGAGAGTTGGCCAGGATGTCAGAGTCCAGCCCAGACAGCCGGGAAGACCTGGAGAGTGAGGACAGTTACAATGACCCCAGGCGGGAGGAACCCTCCAGCGAGGATATTGTGGAGTCTTCATTgaccaggaagagagagaacacggCCCAGGCTAAGAAACCCAGGGCGAAGGCCTCACCAGTCAAGAAGGTCAAGAGGAAATCTCCCCCAGCATCAAACCCCAATCTCAGTTGA
- the PROCA1 gene encoding protein PROCA1 isoform X2 → MWVRTTLTIKRWTKEKAKDNTSAWDENSTDVNRLPSWERRHLLAGVASSTDASTFSEVCWPEDLPRPRQPVEGPGEFKDPDRCCWKHKQCTGHIIHPFTPDCGHRSLHLHSVSHCDCDSRVKDCSEKANSSSSRDVGPTCSRDVGSTCLNIIQSPCFELIPEEECVQRFWCKRYRPVSVAVIHHPIHHDCGADDLNEEEEEEEEGEEEEEEEGSKPPIPTQVGPATTPADKGMGAVTGTPDSAAPITIWRSESPTGKSQGNKVIKKVKKKKEKEKDKEEETDEKAKLKKKAKKGKLIKKKSPVKSESPPPDLTRSISPRELARMSESSPDSREDLESEDSYNDPRREEPSSEDIVESSLTRKRENTAQAKKPRAKASPVKKVKRKSPPASNPNLS, encoded by the exons ATGTGGGTCAGGACGACACTGACGATTAAAAGGTGGACTAAGGAAAAGGCTAAGGACAATACCAGCGCCTGGGATGAGAACAGCACTG ATGTAAACAGGTTACCCAGCTGGGAGAGACGACACCTGCTGGCTGGCGTGGCGTCTAGCACTGATGCGTCTACCTTCTCCGAAG TCTGCTGGCCCGAGGACCTTCCAAGACCCAGGCAGCCCGTGGAGGGCCCGG GTGAATTCAAGGACCCGGACAGGTGCTGCTGGAAACACAAACAGTGCACCGGGCACATCATCCACCCCTTCACCCCTGACTGTGGCCACCGTAGCCTGCACCTGCACTCTGTCAGCCACTGCGACTGTGATTCTAG GGTGAAGGACTGCTCAGAGAAGGCAAACAGCAGCAGCTCCCGAGACGTAGGCCCAACCTGCTCCCGAGATGTGGGCTCAACATGTTTAAACATCATCCAGTCCCCTTGCTTTGAACTCATCCCAGAGGAAGAGTGTGTGCAGCGGTTCTG gtgCAAAAGGTATAGGCCTGTCTCTGTGGCAGTGATCCACCATCCCATCCACCATGACTGTGGGGCAGACGATCTgaatgaagaagaggaggaggaagaggagggggaggaagaggaggaggaagagggaagcaagcctcccatccccacccaggTGGGGCCCGCCACCACACCCGCTGACAAAGGCATGGGTGCAGTCACAGGTACCCCGGACTCAGCAGCTCCCATCACTATCTGGCGCTCTGAGAGCCCCACAGGGAAGTCCCAGGGCAATAAAGTGATCAagaaggtaaagaagaaaaaagaaaaagagaaagacaaggaggaggagacagatgaGAAGGCAAAGCTGAAGAAAAAAGCCAAGAAGGGCAAACTGATTAAGAAGAAAAGCCCAGTTAAATCGGAATCTCCACCTCCAGACTTGACCCGATCAATAAGCCCAAGAGAGTTGGCCAGGATGTCAGAGTCCAGCCCAGACAGCCGGGAAGACCTGGAGAGTGAGGACAGTTACAATGACCCCAGGCGGGAGGAACCCTCCAGCGAGGATATTGTGGAGTCTTCATTgaccaggaagagagagaacacggCCCAGGCTAAGAAACCCAGGGCGAAGGCCTCACCAGTCAAGAAGGTCAAGAGGAAATCTCCCCCAGCATCAAACCCCAATCTCAGTTGA